The DNA sequence ATCGAAACGAGACGTTGATGGTCCAAATCGAACACCCCTTTTCCCTTCAAATCAATTTCCGTGGCAACGCCCGCGACGGCACCGTTCAACTCGCCGGAAATCGAGATTTCGACGTTCGAGCCGTGTACGGCGGCGAGCACGCATTGCACATCGCTTCGGGCAACGGCATCCAGCCCGAGCAGATTGCCGACGGCCGCAGCATCCGGCCGCCAAGTCTCGCCAGACCGGACTTCTGCACTGGGGAGCAGCCGATCGACAAGTAGGCTGTTGGCGGGAACGTCGAGTAGATCGACCTCCTCCCTGGTCAGCGGGCCGCCGAGGGCGGAAATTACAATTCCTGTCTTTTTCGACATGACAAGGATCAGACGCCGATCGTCGCGAAGGGAGGGTCTGTCGGGCTTCTTTTCGATCTGAATCTCGGCCTCGGCGGCTCGGTAAAACCGAGCTGATCGGCGATCATCCGCGCTGCCACAATCATCGAGCCGCATTTCATCGTAGGCAAAGCTCCCTGCCACCAGAATTGGCAGTTTCTGAGTCTTGCCGTCGGTTGCCACGCGAAGTTCTCCCTTTACGTCGAGCGAGACCGTCACGCGGGACAAATCCCCCTTTTGGCACTGGGTTTGCAGCCTTAAAGGCTCACCTGCCAGAGCCTGTCGTGCCAGTAGGCAATGGGTTGCTAAGAATATGAGGATGGGGCGAGATGGGGCGAACATGAACTTCTTTCCGGAAACGGTGTCTAAGTAATAGGTTGAGAGGGATTTACAGATCGGCATGCAGACATGGGCGGAGCGCCACGCTGTCCGGCAGTACCCTCGATAAATCGACTGTTCCGACGAGGCGAGTTCAATTGGAGTCGGCCATACGGCAGGGCTGAGCATCGGACGCGGGAGTTGGGACGGTGAGGGCGATGGCGAAGGTGGCGTTTGGTACTGGGGTCGGAGCGAGAATCGTCGAATTTCGGTCGGTTTTTTCTAAGCAACTTCGAGTCCGTGGCAACTAATAAGGAGAAGCCGGAAAACCTGCTCTCGACTGTGGCGGTCTCGGTTTCGTAGAAAATATGGCACCCGCGTGCTTGCATCCGAGGCAAATGGGAGCATGGGGGGGCTATAAAGTGCCAATCCAACGGGAGACCCATCGAACAATCAAGAAGGGACTGAACGAATAGACGGTCTGGGACGATCGTTGGCAGATTTGGATCAGAGACCTTGCCGCGCGACGGAGTCGCAGGGAACGGCGGCGAGGAATCAGGAAGGGAAGGACTGTGATGCATGCTGACTATGTTACCCCTGTGATGCGGGCGCTGCGCGACCAACAGGTTCGGTTTGCCCCGCGCGAGAAGAAGCTGGAGCAAGTCAACCGAGCGGAGAAGCTGCTGGCGGAGTTGGAGCCCGCGCGCACTTACACCTACGAATACCTCTGCTTTCGGATCACGGATTTTCGGCCGGAATCGCATCCGAATCAGAAGCTCTCAGGCGGAGAGACCATTCACGATCTGCGTTTATTCGTCGAGGATTTGTCGGACGCGGCGAACGTTCGCGCCGAAGCGGCCGGCGAGCAGGTATTGACGGTCGAGGAATTGAGCAAACGGTTTAACGTTTCGACCAAGACCATTTCGCGCTGGCGCCAGCAGGGGCTGGTGAGCCGCCGGTTCGTTTTCGACGGCCGCAAGCGAGTCGGCTTCCTGCAGAGTTCCGTGGAGCGATTCGCCTCGCAGAATGAAGAGCGCGTTCGGCGCGGCGCGCAGTTCAGTCAGCTTAGCGACACCGAGCGGAACGCGATTATCGACGACGCGCGGCGGTTGGCTCATGCCGGCGGTTGCCCGGCCGACGTCACTCGCCGGTTGGCTCGGCGGACCGGCCGCAGCGTCGAGACCATTCGATATACGTTGAAGCAATTCGATCAGGAGCATCCGGATCTGGCGGTGTTTCCGGAATCGACCGGGCCACTGTCGGAAGACAATAAGAAGAAGATCTATCAGCAATATCGCCGCGGCGTCTCGGTGGAGACGCTCGCCAAGCGCTATTGCCGAACGAAGACGAGCATCTATCGGATCATCAACGAGATGCGAGCGAAGCGGATTCTGGAATTGCCGCTCGATTTCATCCCGAATCCGGAATTTGCCAAGGCCGACGCGGCCGAGAAGATTCTGGTTGCAATGCCTCAACCCGAACAAGCGCAGAAGAAGGCGAGACTTCCCAGCGGGCTGCCTCCTTATTTGGCGAGCCTCTACGAGGTGCCGCTTCTCACTCGCGAGCAGGAAGGGCACTTGTTCCGAAAATTCAATTTCGTCAAGCATATGGCGAGCAGGCTGCGCGAGGGACTCGATCCGTCGCGAGCCAAAAGCAGCGTCATGGACGATATCGAACGATACTACGATCAAGCGGTGACGACGAAGAACCAGATCGTGCGGGCCAACCTGCGCTTGGTGGTTTCGATCGCCAAGCGGCACGTCGGGCCGGCGGATAACTTCTTCGAGCTAGTGAGCGATGGCAATATGTCGCTGATCCGCGCGGCGGAGAAATTCGACTACGCCCGCGGCAACAAGTTCAGCACATATGCTAGTTGGGCCATCATGAAGAACTTCGCCCGAACGATTCCAGACGAGCACCGTCGCCGCGATCGATTTCGCACGAGTCAACTGGAGACGTTCTCCGCGACGGAGGACCAACGATCCGATCAATACGAGCAGGAGACAGCCCAGGCCCAACGGCAGGCGCAAGTCGAGAGGATTCTCGAGCGCCTTGACGAGCGCGAGCAAAAGATTATCATTAGTCGTTTCGGCTTGGACCATTCTCACGAACCGTTGACGCTCAAGGAGGTCGGCGAGGAAATGGGCGTGACCAAGGAGCGAATTCGGCAGATTGAGGCCCGTGCCCTAAGCAAGTTGCGTCAGGCGGCTCAAGAAGAGAAGATCGAGGCGCCCGGTCCGATTTGATTTAGCGGCAGGACGTCACGTTTGTCCGATGTTAACTTGGGTAGTTTTCCACGAGCGCCTCGGCTTTTCGCCCGGCGCTCTCTCATGGGTGCCCCGAGTCAGGGGATCGAGCAAGCCAGGAGGTCGTGCGCCGCGATGGCGGAGAATCTCGACGAGTTCCGTCGCGGGCCTAGACCTTTATAGATGAAGTAGCGGCCGATTGACCGCCGGCTAGGCCTGCGCGGCGATACTCCGGTCGCAAACGAGCCGCCGCAGGCTAAGTTGGCGTTTCGCTTGGCTTGGCGGCTCATTTCATCGAGCGATCAACCGGCGTGGCTTGGGGTTTTCGAGCGTTACGCCCGGATGTGCATTTTTGTGCGTCTTCCCGTATTGCAACAGGATTTAAGTTCGTTATATTTACTTGTTTTCGTGGCTCCTTCTCGCAGGCTAGCGTAGCTCAATTGGCAGAGCAGCTGATTTGTAATCAGCAGGTTGTGGGTTCAAGTCCCTCCGCTAGCTCGTCTATGACTTGAGCAAGTTAGCCGGCGAGGATCGGTGAGGGGGGTTTCCCGAGCGGTCAAAGGGGTCAGACTGTAAATCTGATGGCACTGCCTTCACAGGTTCGAATCCTGTACCCCCCAGTAA is a window from the Pirellulales bacterium genome containing:
- a CDS encoding sigma-70 family RNA polymerase sigma factor, whose amino-acid sequence is MHADYVTPVMRALRDQQVRFAPREKKLEQVNRAEKLLAELEPARTYTYEYLCFRITDFRPESHPNQKLSGGETIHDLRLFVEDLSDAANVRAEAAGEQVLTVEELSKRFNVSTKTISRWRQQGLVSRRFVFDGRKRVGFLQSSVERFASQNEERVRRGAQFSQLSDTERNAIIDDARRLAHAGGCPADVTRRLARRTGRSVETIRYTLKQFDQEHPDLAVFPESTGPLSEDNKKKIYQQYRRGVSVETLAKRYCRTKTSIYRIINEMRAKRILELPLDFIPNPEFAKADAAEKILVAMPQPEQAQKKARLPSGLPPYLASLYEVPLLTREQEGHLFRKFNFVKHMASRLREGLDPSRAKSSVMDDIERYYDQAVTTKNQIVRANLRLVVSIAKRHVGPADNFFELVSDGNMSLIRAAEKFDYARGNKFSTYASWAIMKNFARTIPDEHRRRDRFRTSQLETFSATEDQRSDQYEQETAQAQRQAQVERILERLDEREQKIIISRFGLDHSHEPLTLKEVGEEMGVTKERIRQIEARALSKLRQAAQEEKIEAPGPI